GCACCGGAAAAACCCTGACCGCCGAGGCGCTGGCCGGTTCGCTGGCGCGCAATATCATGCTGGTGAGCATTACTGATCTGGAAAGCAAATTTATGGGCGAAACGGCGAAGAATATTGCTGCGCTTTTTCGCCAGGCCGAACGCGAAAATGCCGTGTTGTTCTTTGACGAAGCCGACACGCTGCTTGGTAAACGCCTCTCTTCTGTCACGCAGGGTATTGATAATGAGGTCAATGCCATGCGTTCCACCTTGCTTATCGAACTGGAAAAACACGCGGGTATCGTGATTTTCGCCACCAACTTTGTGAAAAATTACGATAGCGCCTTCCTGAGCCGCATCACCCATCATATCGGCTTTACCCTGCCCGGCGAGCCTGAGCGCCAGCGCATCTGGGCCAAACTGCTGGTGGCGACCATTCCTCTGGCGGACGACCGAGAAACCCTGATCGCGCAGGCGGTTGCCCTTTCCGATGGCCTTTCCGGGCGCGATATGCGCAATGCGATGCGGCTGGCATTGCCGAAAGCCGTTCGCAGCCCGCAACAACAACTGGCGCTGGCGCATATTGAAAGCGCGCTGACGCAGATCCGCGAAGCGTATCGCGCGATCGCCTCTTCTGCATCACACATACCTCCACACATTGACACAGCAAGAAAAATGCTCGGCGTGAGCTAAGGGATTAAAAATAATGGGTTGGTTAGATTCTGTATGCGATTTTGCTTCCTCTGTGGTTTCCTCGGTTGGCAGCTTTGTTTCGTCGGCGGTGAGCAAGGCGAAAGAGTACGTCAGTAGCGCCATTGGCTGGATGGCGGAAAAAGCGGAAGGTTTTGTCGGTAAAGTCAGCCAGATGTGGACGCGCATTAAACCGCACATCAGCAAAGGCCGCACCTTCCTGAAGATGGTAGGCGCGTACTTTACGCATCCCTGGGTCAAAACAGCGCTGGCATTGCTGGATAAAGGGCTGGCGTGGCTGGAGAAAGCCGATAAACACCCGCTGGTGCGTCGCGCGCAGAAAGCGATTCAATGGGTGATTGACTGGTGCAAAGGCGCGCGTCAGCAGCAGCTCGATAAAGCCGCGCTGGAAGAGGCTCGCCGCCATGCAGAAGCGCTGGCCGAAGCGGAACGTGAACTGCACGGTGAAGAGAAATCCGCCGTTTCCGCCATTGCGATGCTGAACAACTACATGATTGCCAAAGCGGAAGTGGACATCGCCCTTGAGCGCGACGATTTGCAGGACTTTGAATACTACCTGCGCCTGCGCGCGGTACAGAAACTGCTGGCGTTTTACGAAAGCCGTATGGAATCCGTTACCCGCGTGGAAGAGATTGATGATGACCTGCTGTTTATCATTTTCGCCGCTAACCGTCTGATTCAACAGGATGCGGAGTTCAGCGAAGAGCACACACTGCAACTGGATGCACTGACGACTCGTCAGTTCGGTAAGCCGATCATTCCGTTTATCTTCGAAGAGATGATCATCGCCTGGGAGAAAAGCCGTCAGTTACTGGAGGCGGACTGGGAACGCGATAGCAAGGTGCTCTCCCGCAGCCGCATGCTGCGCGATCGCCTGTTGCGCGCCCAGAACAATGAAACGCTGAGCGCGGAAGATATGGCTATGCTCAACGACTTGCAGATTTCCCTGCCGCGCGAAGAACAAGAATTGAATGCACTGGAAGATACCTTGCAGGCGCGTCGCTGTTACGTGAATGCGGCCGAAGGCTTCCTGCAAATGCTGGAAAAAGACGAACAGCAACTGATTGATGAAGGAAATGAATTTCTGCTGGAGCGCGGCGCGGAAGTGGGGCGTCTGCTGATTCAGTGTTCACAGGACAACCGCCCGTGGTCGGCGCTCTCGACGGAAGAACAGTATCTGATCAACGACTTTGCGCTCATCTTTGCCAACGATTGCGAGCAACGTACCGAAAAAGGGCTGATGGTTGAGGTGATGGCATGAACCTGCTGGCAGAGGTCGGCCATTTCCTGATTCCCGGTCTGGATGTGTTACAGCTTTTCTTCTTTTTGGTGATGGTAGCTGGCGTGGCGATGACTATTCGCAGCGTGAAACGTCGGGCGAAAGAGGCGAACTGGCAAACATTATGGGATGGTCAGACGCAGGGAAAAATGAATTCCGGGCTGGGTTCCGCCGCTGAACTTAGCCAGTCGGTGGCGACGAAAGCGGAGAAGATCGCCGCCATTATGCCGGGGATGCTGTTAATTGTCGGCCTGTTGGGCACGTTTCTTGGCCTTGGGCTGGCGCTGGATAAAGCCTCCGGCATTCTGCATAACACCGGCAACAGCATTGGCGCAATGGATAGCGCCATGGGCGATCTGATGAATATGATGCAGGGGCTGGGGGTGAAATTTAAAACCTCCACCTGGGGGATTATCGCCTTTATTGTCCTGAAGTGGTGGGAAACCCATAACGGCTATGAAGAGCGCCGCTTAAGCTGGTGCATGGCCCGGTTGCAGCAGGCGATTGATGAGAGCCGCGAAGCGGAAGAGGCCGCGCGCCGCGAGCAACTTCAACAACAGCAGCAGGCACAAATAACGGCGACTGACACGCTCGTTGCGGCATTCGCGCAGGAAACCCGAACGCTGCGCGATGCGTTTGTGCAGCAGGTAAAACAGGGCGAAGAAGCCGAAGCGCAGCGCCACGCGCAGCAACAGCAGGCGCAGATAACGGCCACCGAAAGTCTCGTCGCGGCGCTGACGCAGCAAACTCAGACATTACGCGATGAGTTTGTTCAGCAGGCGAAACGCGCCGAAGAGTACGAAACGCAGCGCCATACGCATCAACTGGCGACATTGACGGAAATTGCCGATATCAACGGGCAATCCCGCAGCCTGCTGGAGAGCTATACGCGCAGCAGCCAGCAGAACCTGGAGGCGCTGCAACAGGCGGCTGGCGCGATGAGTAACGCTTCGCAGAAAGTGGCGGATTCCGCGGAAAGCCTGCAAGGAGTTGTTTCCACGCTGGGCGAGGATTTAAGCAGCGTGATGAATGATATCCGCAGCGAGCTTTCTGCTGTGGTGACAGAGATGAACAGCGACTTTACCCGCAACGTACAGCAGATGAGCGAGATGCTGTCTGCTTCCACCCGCCAGCTAAGCGCCACCATGGAAACCATCGAACGCTCTCTCAAAGCGGCGATTGGCGAGATGGGCGATGCCTTCAGCAGCAATATGACGGAGATGGCCAGCCAGCTTACCTCGGCGACCTCCGTGATCAGCCTGTCGGTCGATACCATGTCGGCGCGTATTGATAGCACCATGACGGAGCTGAGCGAGAAAACCAATGAGGCGGCGAAAGTACAGAGCCGGGTGATGAACGACTTCTCCATCACCAGTGAAAACCTCAACATTGAAGTGCAGGAGATGACGCAATACATCAAGCGGGTCACCAAAGAGATCCAGACCAGCCTGATGGCCGTCTCCGTCAGCAACCAGCGGCTGGAGTCGCTGCCGAAGCGCTTTAATGACTCGCAAGCCGCGCTGGAAAACGCCTGTAAGGTCATCGTTACGCTGCATGAGAAGCTGGAAGACCTGTGTGACGTTACGACGAAACAGCTCGCCAGCCAGTTGCCATCGGCAGAAAAAGAGGCGCTTATTGCCGCGGTGATGGATATGCAGCGTAAGCTCGCGACATTGCTGACCGAAGCGCAACACTACAGGCTGAATCCGCTGCCTGAAAGCGCAGAGGCGTAAATCAGCCGATGAAAGATAAACCAAATGAGTGGGTCTCTATCTCGGATCTGATGGCGGGCGTGATGGCCGTGGTCATGCTGATGCTGGTGTTATCGGTGCTGCAAAATAAAGTGGCGGAAGTGAAGCGCGAGCAGGAGAAAAACAGCGGCCTGGCGGCAGCGCAGCAGAAGCTGAACACCCTGATGCACAGCATGCAAAAGGAGATGGCCGATCGTGGTGAAGAGATGCTGGTGGGGTTTGATATGGCCAGCGGCAAAATCACCCTGCGCGACAAAATCTTCGCCAAAGGCAGCGCCTGTATCACCGATCAGGCAAAAGATGCGCTGGCGCGCCTGGCCCCGCGGATTGCTGAGTTTGTTGGCAGCGCGGCGAATACCCAGGTGTTTGTGGAAGGGCATACCGACAACTTGCAGGTCAGCAATCCGGTCACCGATATTTCCCGTTTCTGTACCGTTTATGACGACAACTACACGCTCTCCGCCGCCCGTGCGCGGGAAGCGCGCAAGCTGCTGGTCACCTCGCTGGATGAACAACAATCGCGGCGCGTGATTGTCGCCGGTTTTGGCGATTCACAGCCGCTCAGCGGCATTTCGCCTGATGATGAGCGCAACCGCCGCGTTGAAGTGCAATTTCTCACCCATGCTGCCGCACGTCAGGACAGCACTACCACAGAGTCAATAACCGATGGCAAATAACTACAGGCAGGATACAGACCTGGAGCTTCTGCGCTATGCAGACCAGGAGATGCTGGGCGTACTGGTGAACTATTTAACCACCGACAAAGATGGTTCCACGCGCTACACCGAGTCATTAACCGGCGATGAGGCATTCAAGGCCGCAAACGGCGATTTTCGCCAGGTTTGGCAGCTTATTGGGGCTGAATTGCAGCATTTTGGCGGCGATTCTCTGATGAATTTCATTCGCCGCAACGGCGTGCCGTACAAAGAGATCCTGACCGATGTGTGTAAAAAAATCGGCGTGAAAACGGATTTCTCCGCCGACACGGTAGAAATCGAGAAAGCGATGCTGGCGAAATTGTTTGAGGATTCCTGGGAAAACATGAGTGAAGCCGAACGCGCCAGCGTGCGCGCGCAGTTGAAAATCAACGGCAATCTGGCGGGCGGCGCGGCGCTGTCCGCCATTATCGCGGCGATTCGCCTCGGCGGATTTATGTCTTACCAGGTGTCGTTGATTGTGGCCAATGCTGTCGCCAGAGCGCTGCTGGGACGCGGGCTGGCGCTGGCGGCCAATGCGGGACTGGTGCGGGCGATCGGTATTTTTGCCGGTCCAGTGGGGATGGCGATCTCCGCGCTGCTCACGCTACCGGCGCTGACCGGCCCGGCCTACCGCGTTACGTTGCCGGCGGTGGTACAAATTGCGGCGATGCGCCAGCAGCTTCTGAAACCTGAAGAGGACATTTTTTGATGGATACCATATTTACGTTTGACTGGCTTAAGGTCTATCCGGACGTACTGGAGGCGCTGCAAAACGGGAAAGCGGTGCTGCGCGACGGCGTGGCGTACTGGACGGAACTGGCGGAAAAATCAGGGATTGCGCAGCATATGCCGCTCAAACAGATCCCTTTTAACCCGGAATCCATCACCGAACTGAAACAGCTGGTACAGATGGCGCAAGCCACGCAACTGGCGGCGATCGGCCTTTCGACAGGCATTGTTGTCGGCGCAATTGTGGTGCAAACCCTGTATCTGGCGAAAAAAATCGACAAGCTACAGCAGAGCATTGACGTGATCTCCGCCGATATTCATGCGCAGAACGTCATCTTTTATATGGAAAAACTGTCGCGCTATTTTGGCGTGGTGGAATCGGCCCGCGTGCTGCTGCTGGATAAAGCGCTGGTGGAGGAGACCAAAGACGTAGCGGCAAGCCTGCTGGCGCAGTTGGCCTGCGAGCGTAATGAAGTGTTGTCGCTGATTGATAATCTGCTCTCGTTCGCCGATGAGCTGACCGATCGCCACCTTGAGCAGGTGCTGGATTTTATCACCCTGATGATGGATATCCTGCCGAAAGCGATCTACATCGAAAGTCAGCTTTGCGACCGCTACGGCAAATTCCGTCTGGCCGAACACCTGATGCGTGAGAATGCACAGCGCTACCGCGCCACGCTGGAAGAGTACCGCCAGTGGTGTAACCGTAAAGCGAAACAGGCGATCAGTGGTAAAGCGAACCCGGAAGCGCTGGCCTTCCATAACAAAAAAACGGAGCTTAGCGAGCTGTTTAACTCGCCGGATAACCCGCTGTTGCTGAGTGAGTTGCAGCGTTTTACGCCAGAATTGTTGCCACGTTAAACCGGCGCAGGCACGTCCTGCGCCACGGTTTTACAGCGCTTGTCGCGCCGGGCGGAAGAGAATTTCGTTGATATCCACATCGTCGGCGATCACCACCACGTTGTTTTCAACGCTATTCATGGCTTCTTCGTTAGCCGCGATATTGCTCGTCGGTAACCTGTTCAAGCCAGGTCACCGGGCTGCCATTTAACGACTCGGCGATGGCGATATGTGTCATCGCTGTATCCGCTGTCGCGCCGTGCCAGTGTTTAACATCCTCCGGGATCCAGACGATATCGCCCTGGTTCATCTCCTGAATGGCTTCGCCTTCGCACTGGATCCAGCCTTTACCGTGGGTGACGATCAACGTCTGGCCGAGCGGATGGGTATGCCACGCGGTGCGCGCGCCCGGTTCAAACGTCACCGTTGCGCCGCCCACACGGGCAGGTTCTTCGGCCTTAAACGGCGCGTCGATACGAACATGGCCAGTGAAATATTCCTTTGGGCCTTGCGCAGAAGGAACGGAAGCATTGCGGATGATCTTCATGGTCTTCTCCAGTGTGGGTCTTATCGTTAAGTTTACTCACCGGGCGGAAAATCGGTGGAGGCTGGCGTGACCGCTGCCCCGCACGTTTTCCGGGAACAGCGATCATAGCCCTGCCGATTACCTGCGACTATTGGGAGAAATCGGCATGAGCTTATGAGCCAGGGTCATGAATGGCGGCGCAGTACCATCGCCGCGCTGGCGAGCGTGAAGAGCGCCATGATCCACACCATTGTCCATGGCGTGCCGTCGCGAAACCACGTCAGCAGCAGTGATGAAATGATGCCGCTGCCGTACTGCAAGGAACCCATTAACGCGGCGGCTGACCCGGCAATGGCAGGCACCGCATCAAGCGCCGCAGCAGTAGAAGTCGCGGCGATGATGCCGTTCATTGAGAAGAACAGGAAGACACAGACAACGACCGCAGCAATGCCACCCAGTTGCAGCTTCACCACCAGCGCCAGCGCAACGGCTGCAACAGCGGCACCGGCTACGGCGATTTTCAGCAGTCTTTCCAGCGGATGGCGCTGCACCAGCCGCCGGTTCACCATACTCATCCCCATCAGCCCCACAATATTGATGGCGAACAGCCAGCCGTAATATTGCGGATCGATACCGTAATAGCGGATATAGACAAACGGCGACCCGGTAATAAACGCATACGCGGAAACGTAGAAAAAGGTCAGGCACAGCGTAAAACGCATAAAGGTACGATTGCGCAACAGCGAGAAATAGTTGGTAAATGCGCCCGCCAGCGAGGTGTTGACCCGTTTTTCCGGCGGCAGGGTTTCCGGCAGCGCATAGAGAGAGAAGAACATCAGCCCGCCAATCACCGCCAGCAGCCAGAAAATGGCGTGCCAACTGGTGATCTTAATGATTTGCCCACCCGTCAGCGGCCCGATAATCGGGGCGATAGCCATAATGATGGTCAGCGTCGAGAGCATCTGCGCGGCGCGGGTGCGGGCGAACAGATCGCGGATCATCGCCCGCGCCAGCATCGGCCCGGTACAGGCGCCAAAGGCCTGAAACACGCGCCAGAAGACAATTTGCTGAATGTCCGTCGACAGGGCGCAGCCAGCGGAACCGATAATAAACAGCAGCA
Above is a genomic segment from Kosakonia radicincitans DSM 16656 containing:
- a CDS encoding DUF3944 domain-containing protein gives rise to the protein MANNYRQDTDLELLRYADQEMLGVLVNYLTTDKDGSTRYTESLTGDEAFKAANGDFRQVWQLIGAELQHFGGDSLMNFIRRNGVPYKEILTDVCKKIGVKTDFSADTVEIEKAMLAKLFEDSWENMSEAERASVRAQLKINGNLAGGAALSAIIAAIRLGGFMSYQVSLIVANAVARALLGRGLALAANAGLVRAIGIFAGPVGMAISALLTLPALTGPAYRVTLPAVVQIAAMRQQLLKPEEDIF
- a CDS encoding OmpA/MotB family protein: MKDKPNEWVSISDLMAGVMAVVMLMLVLSVLQNKVAEVKREQEKNSGLAAAQQKLNTLMHSMQKEMADRGEEMLVGFDMASGKITLRDKIFAKGSACITDQAKDALARLAPRIAEFVGSAANTQVFVEGHTDNLQVSNPVTDISRFCTVYDDNYTLSAARAREARKLLVTSLDEQQSRRVIVAGFGDSQPLSGISPDDERNRRVEVQFLTHAAARQDSTTTESITDGK
- a CDS encoding ATP-binding protein — its product is MTSGRISPQFSRQREKADDEDKSLFAPAIAPRFTLESDVALAAEVIEQLDEAKAKIEHYQQIYLDWGFSAVDPQGKGIVLNFYGPPGTGKTLTAEALAGSLARNIMLVSITDLESKFMGETAKNIAALFRQAERENAVLFFDEADTLLGKRLSSVTQGIDNEVNAMRSTLLIELEKHAGIVIFATNFVKNYDSAFLSRITHHIGFTLPGEPERQRIWAKLLVATIPLADDRETLIAQAVALSDGLSGRDMRNAMRLALPKAVRSPQQQLALAHIESALTQIREAYRAIASSASHIPPHIDTARKMLGVS
- a CDS encoding multidrug effflux MFS transporter produces the protein MSNKIHGPLFLAILSALMAFTSLSTDIYLPAMPLMASELQGDIELTITGFLIGFALAQLVWGPISDAIGRRRPLFIGMLLFIIGSAGCALSTDIQQIVFWRVFQAFGACTGPMLARAMIRDLFARTRAAQMLSTLTIIMAIAPIIGPLTGGQIIKITSWHAIFWLLAVIGGLMFFSLYALPETLPPEKRVNTSLAGAFTNYFSLLRNRTFMRFTLCLTFFYVSAYAFITGSPFVYIRYYGIDPQYYGWLFAINIVGLMGMSMVNRRLVQRHPLERLLKIAVAGAAVAAVALALVVKLQLGGIAAVVVCVFLFFSMNGIIAATSTAAALDAVPAIAGSAAALMGSLQYGSGIISSLLLTWFRDGTPWTMVWIMALFTLASAAMVLRRHS
- a CDS encoding (R)-mandelonitrile lyase, which codes for MKIIRNASVPSAQGPKEYFTGHVRIDAPFKAEEPARVGGATVTFEPGARTAWHTHPLGQTLIVTHGKGWIQCEGEAIQEMNQGDIVWIPEDVKHWHGATADTAMTHIAIAESLNGSPVTWLEQVTDEQYRG